A genomic window from Sporohalobacter salinus includes:
- a CDS encoding uracil-xanthine permease family protein, which produces MESKSLRAEKLAMSRKIILGIQHMFAMFGATVLVPKLTGLNPSVALFTSAVGTIIFHFITKGKVPAYLGSSFAFIAPIIAAKKSFGIPGAMLGCLTAGVIYIIMSAVVKTIGTDFFEKFLPPVVVGPVIMTIGLGLAPTAKDMATQHLPTAIFTLAVAIIISVFGKGLLKVIPILIGVVSGYIFAYFAGIVDLAPVQQAAWLALPNFSLPSMKEFSASLPAVLIIAPIAVVTMVEHLGDVLALSKTVDKEFIEEPGLHRTLLGDGVATVFAALLGGPPNTTYGENIGVLAITKVHNPIVIEMAAVFVFGMSFVQKLGALIRTIPPAVMGGIVILLFGMIASIGLRTLIENQVDLSNNRNLVIVSTVLVIGISNLAFTIPGLGTDLKGMGLAAIVGIILNIVLPKSATPGTETSEVKAEEAVQQA; this is translated from the coding sequence ATGGAAAGTAAAAGCTTACGAGCAGAAAAATTAGCAATGTCAAGAAAGATAATTTTAGGTATTCAGCATATGTTTGCTATGTTTGGAGCAACAGTTTTAGTTCCCAAATTAACAGGTTTAAATCCATCAGTAGCACTTTTTACTTCGGCAGTAGGTACAATTATATTTCATTTTATTACTAAAGGTAAAGTTCCAGCTTATTTAGGTTCTTCTTTTGCTTTTATTGCTCCGATTATTGCAGCTAAGAAATCTTTTGGAATTCCCGGTGCAATGTTAGGATGTCTTACTGCTGGTGTGATTTACATAATTATGTCAGCAGTTGTTAAAACTATAGGTACAGATTTCTTTGAGAAGTTTTTGCCGCCGGTAGTAGTAGGACCAGTAATTATGACTATCGGTTTAGGATTAGCACCGACGGCTAAGGATATGGCAACACAGCATTTACCTACAGCAATTTTCACATTAGCAGTCGCCATTATAATTAGTGTTTTTGGAAAAGGATTGTTGAAAGTAATTCCAATTTTAATTGGGGTTGTATCAGGATATATTTTTGCTTACTTTGCTGGAATTGTAGATTTAGCTCCGGTACAGCAGGCAGCTTGGCTGGCGCTACCAAACTTTTCATTGCCAAGCATGAAAGAATTTTCGGCTAGCTTACCGGCAGTTTTAATTATTGCTCCAATTGCAGTAGTAACGATGGTAGAACATTTAGGTGATGTTTTAGCTTTAAGTAAGACAGTAGACAAGGAATTTATTGAAGAGCCAGGATTACACAGAACTCTGTTAGGAGATGGAGTAGCGACCGTTTTTGCAGCTTTACTAGGAGGACCTCCAAATACAACTTATGGAGAAAACATTGGAGTTTTAGCAATTACTAAAGTTCATAATCCGATTGTGATTGAAATGGCAGCAGTTTTTGTCTTCGGAATGAGTTTTGTTCAGAAACTGGGAGCTTTGATTAGAACGATTCCTCCGGCAGTAATGGGCGGAATAGTTATTCTACTCTTTGGAATGATTGCTTCTATAGGCTTGAGGACATTAATTGAGAATCAAGTAGACTTAAGTAATAATCGTAACTTAGTAATTGTTTCGACAGTCTTAGTTATTGGAATCAGTAATCTTGCCTTTACAATTCCAGGCTTAGGCACTGACTTAAAAGGAATGGGATTAGCAGCTATAGTAGGAATTATCTTAAATATTGTATTACCAAAGTCTGCAACACCTGGTACTGAAACTAGTGAAGTAAAAGCTGAGGAGGCTGTACAACAGGCATAA